CGGCGATCTCCGCGGTGGTGTACTGACGCCGGCGACCCGTGTCCCGGTCCACGGTCAAGCGGGTTTCCGTGAGGAAGGCGATGCGGCGGGCGAGTTCGGCCGGACCGCTCGTCGGCGACTCGACGAGCTCGCCGTCGAGCAGCCGCCGGATGTCGGCCTCCGGCAGCGAAGTGTGGAAAGAGAGGGCCTTCAGGTTGAAAGCCGATGCCCGGTCAAGCCCCGATTCCAACCGGAGCTCTTCGACCGCTCTCACGGTCTCGGCGAGCCGCGCGTACCCGTCGCTCATAGGCCCCCCAGCCAGGACAGAATCGGAACGTGCTGTTCCGGACAGGTCTGAGCCTGCGCGTGCAACTAGACCACGGAAACGGTCGGATCTGCAATGAAACGATCGTTTCCTGAGACGAAGCGGGTCGAGATGAAAACCCGGTGCAGGGTTCTGCGCTCGACCCGACCGCGCGTCGCCGCCCGGGACGCGTTCCGGGCCACGTGGGCACTCCGGAGGTCACACCCACGGTGGGGTCGGCGTGGTCGGTGACAAGCCGGCGGTGATCGCGGTACACGCCGCGAACGGCAAGCGCCTGGACATCGAGAACGGCGGCTCTGCGAACGGCACTCGGATCCAGACCTGGACGTGCAACAGCAGTCCGGCGCAGACGTGGCAGTTCAACCTGCGCGCCACCACGAGCATCAAGAACGTGGGCTCGGGCAAGTGCCTGGACCTGCACACCCACTGAAGATTTCAGGGTGGGGTAGGTGGGTTGATGGCCAGACCGGTGGCGGTGAGGCAGCCGTCGACAAGGTGGGGCCGGAGTTGGATTCTGCGTAGCTCGCGGCGGAGTCTGCGGTCGAGGTCGTCGGGTGTGTCGAAGGCGATGTTGGCCATCGCTCTGCGCACGAGTGACCAGACGGCCTCGACCGGGTTCAGGTCTGGTGAGTATGACGGGAGGCGGATGGTGGTGAGCCAGTCGTGCTCCGCCTCGTACCGCTTCAGCCCGGCGGCCGGATGGGTGTTACGTCACAGCGCTGCGCGCCGACGCGCTGATCGTCACCTCGGGGGGTGTCGAGGCCCTGTCCCTGCCCCGGCTTACACCCGAGACGGTCGAGACGTACGCCGCGCGCCTGCAGGTGGCGACCGCTGCCCGCGACGAGGAGTCACTGGACGTACTGGACGAGATCACCCGCGGGCTGTGGGACGACCTCGCCGCGCCCGTGCTGGAACGGCCGGCCCCGCTGAGGCCGGACCGTGTGTGGTGGCCCACCGAACCGGAGGGGCCCGCCCTGCTCGTGGCGCCGGGCAGTTCAGGCCGGATGGGACCGGTGTCCGTCCCGGCACCTCTGTTCGACGGGCCGCAGGTACTACGCCTGTCCGAGACGGAGGCCGTGGCCGACGCGGTGCTGGCGGCGCTGGCGGCGCTGCCGGGACGCGCAGTGGCGCACTTCGCCTGCCACGGCACGAGCGACGCCTCATACGGCGCGCCCCACGGCTCGGGCTCGATCGCACCATGCCCCTGGGACACTGTGGCGGGCGACCGCCTCGATTCGCCCCCCTCCTCGTTCGGGGGCGGTTCCGCCCCGGACGCACGTCACCGCAGGGACGCCGGCTTCTCCGCCACGGCGAGCGCCTGTTCAGTCCCCTTCTTTGACCACAGCGTGGATGTGTGTCTGCCGCGGTTACGTGTTGTGGGTGGTCACCACACGGCGTACCCCGTAGGCGGCGGCGCCCGCGGTCAGGACTGCGGCGCCGGTAATGACCGAGGAGGGCGGGAGGGCGAAGGCCAGGACGAGGCAGCCGGCCATTCCGACGATCGGGATGATCCGCGCCGGTCGGCCCTCGTCGGGGGAGAGCGTCCAGGCAGAGGCATGGGCGATGGCGTAGTAGGCGAGCACCCCGAAGGAAGAGAAGCCGATCGCCCCGCGTACGTCGGTGGTCGCGGCGAGCAGGGCGACGACGGCGCCGACCACGAGTTCGGCGCGGTGCGGCACCTGGAATCTCGGATGGACGGCGGCCAGGGCGTGGGGCAGGTGCTGGTCGCGGGCCATCGCCAGGGTCGTGCGCGAGACCCCGAGGACCAGGGCGAGCAGTGAGCCGAGCGCGGCAACCGCGGCGCCCACCCGTACGACCGGCGCCAGCCAGTCCGCGCCGGCGGCGCGCGCGGCATCCGACAGGGGAGCGATGGCGTCGGCCAGCCCCTGGGGGCCCAGCACGAGCAGGACGGCGACGGCCACGGCCGCGTAGAGGGCCAGCGTGATGCCGAGGGCGAGCGGGATGGCACGCGGGATCGTGCGGGCGGGGTCGCGGACCTCTTCCCCGAGAGTGGCGATGCGGGCGTAGCCGGCGAAGGCGAAGAACAGCAGGCCCGCCGCTTGGAGCACCCCGCCGAAGGTCGCGTCGTCACCGATGCCGAGCCGGGCCGCGTCCGCGTCGCCGGAGGTGACCGCGGCGACCACCACGGCGACCAGCACCGCCAGGACCACGGCGACGATGACACGGGTGAGCCAGGCGGACTTCTGCACCCCCGCATAGTTGACGGCGGTCAGCGCCACCACCGCTGCGACCGCGACAGCGTGAGCCTGGCCGGGCCACACATAGGAGCCGACGGTCAGCGCCATGGCCGCGCAAGAGGCGGTCTTGCCGACCACGAACGCCCAACCGGCGAGGTAGCCCCAGAACTCGCCCAGCCGCTCCCGCCCGTAGACGTAGGTACCACCCGAGGCGGGGTGGCGAGCGGCCAGACGCGCCGAAGACATCGCGTTGCAGTACGCCACCACCGCCGCCAGCGCCAAGCCGAGCAGCAACCCCGACCCGGCTGCACCGGCCGCCGGAGCCAGGGCCGCGAAGATCCCCGCCCCGATCATCGACCCCAGGCCGATCACCACGGCGTCCAAGACACCCAGGTGGCGCTTCAACTCGCCCGTACCCGCAGGCCCCGATGCCGCGCCCATCGCTCGCTCCCCACCACGCTCCGGCAACGTACCGGCGCACCGTATAGGAACAAGGTGTCGAGGTGGGGTCGGCGCAGAGGCGGGCGAGCAGCCGTTCGTCGCCTGTACCCGACGTGGGTCGCGGGTGGTCCGGCGCGCGGTGGTGCAGTCGGCCACGGGCGGAGCCGTCCCGCCTGAGGTGTGGACCGTCCGCGTTCGATTGCGAGGATCTTGGGTCTCGGGGTTGAAGTTGCCGTTGCGGCAGCTTCTACCGTCGTGACCAGGGCCGGAGACACCGGCCCGGCGACACACACGTACGGGAGTCGTGATGGACTGGCCCATTGCGGAGGTGGCCCGGATGTCGGGCGTGACCACCCGGACACTGCGTCACTACGACGAGACGGGCCTGCGGCCGCCGGCCCGGATCGGGGCCAACGGTCACCGCCACTACGAAGAGCGCCAGTTGCTGCGACTGCAACAGACCCTCGTGTTGCGGGCGCTGGGCGTCGACCTGCCGGAGATCGGCCGGATCCTGTCGAAACAGGTCGACGAGAGTCCAGGCCGAAATCGACGCCCAGTACCGGGCACTGACCGAACTGCGCCCCGTCTCCGCCGAGGACTACCGGGCCATCGGACGCTCCATCGTCGACCCCGAGACGTGGCGCGCCGCATACGAGGCCATCGTTCCCGACCTTGCCGCGTACCAGCGCGACGCCATTGAGGCCTACGCCACCACCCGGCGGAACTGAGACACGACGCACCCGCCATCGAGGGAAGAGCCCCGCTGGCGATTGCGTCACGTCACGGCAGGCCGAGGAAATGCGACCCCGAGCACCAGCCGCGTCGGTCTCAACACGGTGTTACCTGTTTCCCGGGCTCTGCCTCACACTCCGTGTAGCCGTTACGGAGAGTCAGATCTTCGGGGCCATGCGATGTCGGTCCGGATGGGCACGAAGCCGGGGTGAGGTGAGTTCCAGGGCCCGGTTGTCGCGTCCGGCGCTCATGTGGTTGAGCCAGCGTTCGTACCAGTCGAGGAAATCGGAGGCGGAGGAGACGTTGGGGCCCCAGTAGCCGTCGCCGTTGCCGATGAGGACGCGGCCGGTGAGGGGACCGGTCACCGCGATGACGCATACGTCGGTGCAGCCCATTTCGATCACGTGGAGAAAGAGGTCGCGTTCGCGAGTCCCGGACCCTGTGGCACTGAAGCCGCGGGGTGCCCCTGGTTCCCCGCGCGGATTCATGAACAGCAGGGAACACCGCTCCAGCGGCATGAGGCCGTAGAACGGCGCCGCGCCTGAGCCGCCGATGTGCGTGAGGAACTGCCGATAGGCGTCGGGTAGGACGATGTCGTGTTCGGCCTCAAACGCAGCGACGCGTGCGTCCGCGAGCTTCGGACCGAGGCGAAACTTGTGTTGCTCCTCCCCGAAGGAGTGGCTGCGCAGGGGTTGGAACGGGATCGCGGCCAGCTTGCGACGCAGGTGGGGTATGCGGGGATCCATGGTGCATCTTCTCTCGTCGCCGACAAGGTTCACCGACGGTCCGACCCGGCCTGGCCCGCAGCCCTCAAAACTCCCACCACAGGTCCATGTTCGGGTGGATGCGCTCGCGCAGACAGCTTGAGTGGGAGTAGACCAGCTGCCGCGCGTTGCCTGAGTGTGCAAGGCCGAGCCGGAGTTCCTGCGCTTCCATGTCCTGTTCGAGGTCGACCACCAGCCAACAGAAGCAACAGGTGGGGTTTCGATCCAACGAGACACTCCTTGCAGTCGAGGCAACTTCGGCAAGCGAAGCGCACCCTCCGCCGAGAGAGGAACCCGGAAGCAGGGCAGCCCTTCGGCTCTGGAGGACCAGCGTGCACGAAGGGGTGCTCGGCCCCATGTCCA
Above is a window of Streptomyces sp. NBC_01426 DNA encoding:
- a CDS encoding APC family permease, with product MGAASGPAGTGELKRHLGVLDAVVIGLGSMIGAGIFAALAPAAGAAGSGLLLGLALAAVVAYCNAMSSARLAARHPASGGTYVYGRERLGEFWGYLAGWAFVVGKTASCAAMALTVGSYVWPGQAHAVAVAAVVALTAVNYAGVQKSAWLTRVIVAVVLAVLVAVVVAAVTSGDADAARLGIGDDATFGGVLQAAGLLFFAFAGYARIATLGEEVRDPARTIPRAIPLALGITLALYAAVAVAVLLVLGPQGLADAIAPLSDAARAAGADWLAPVVRVGAAVAALGSLLALVLGVSRTTLAMARDQHLPHALAAVHPRFQVPHRAELVVGAVVALLAATTDVRGAIGFSSFGVLAYYAIAHASAWTLSPDEGRPARIIPIVGMAGCLVLAFALPPSSVITGAAVLTAGAAAYGVRRVVTTHNT
- a CDS encoding SMI1/KNR4 family protein, which codes for MDPRIPHLRRKLAAIPFQPLRSHSFGEEQHKFRLGPKLADARVAAFEAEHDIVLPDAYRQFLTHIGGSGAAPFYGLMPLERCSLLFMNPRGEPGAPRGFSATGSGTRERDLFLHVIEMGCTDVCVIAVTGPLTGRVLIGNGDGYWGPNVSSASDFLDWYERWLNHMSAGRDNRALELTSPRLRAHPDRHRMAPKI
- a CDS encoding RICIN domain-containing protein, producing the protein MVGDKPAVIAVHAANGKRLDIENGGSANGTRIQTWTCNSSPAQTWQFNLRATTSIKNVGSGKCLDLHTH